Proteins from one Pithys albifrons albifrons isolate INPA30051 chromosome 2, PitAlb_v1, whole genome shotgun sequence genomic window:
- the CLDN20 gene encoding claudin-20 codes for MASASLQFFAFILALFGVFGDIAATLLPNWKVNADVGSNIITAITQMQGLWMDCTWYSTGMFSCSLKYSILSLPVYIQAARTTMVLSCILSAFGICITTVGMKCTKLGGDSDSKSHACFAGGVCFILAGISGLVPTSWYTREIISNFLDQTIPESSKHEPGGAVYTGFISAGFLLIAGVIFCSSCFKKQQGAWIYPPKQHHFPSTEQDSNAGYNLKDYV; via the coding sequence ATGGCATCAGCAAGTCTGcagttctttgcttttattctggcattgtttggtgtttttggaGATATCGCAGCCACGCTGCTACCAAACTGGAAGGTAAATGCAGACGTTGGCTCAAATATCATAACAGCTATAACACAGATGCAAGGACTTTGGATGGACTGCACATGGTACAGCACTGGGATGTTTAGCTGCAGCCTAAAATACTCCATCCTCTCTCTCCCCGTCTACATCCAGGCTGCACGGACCACCATGGTACTGTCTTGTATCCTATCAGCCTTTGGGATCTGCATCACTACAGTTGGAATGAAATGCACAAagttgggaggggacagtgacagcaaaagTCATGCTTGTTTTGCTGGAGGAGTCTGCTTCATTCTTGCAGGAATTTCTGGATTAGTACCTACATCCTGGTACacaagagaaattatttcaaattttctgGACCAGACCATTCCGGAGAGCAGCAAACATGAACCAGGAGGAGCGGTTTATACAGGATTCATTTCAGCAGGCTTTCTGCTTATTGCAGGTGTGATTTTCTGCTCttcctgttttaaaaagcagcaaggagcatGGATTTACCCTCCAAAGCAGCACCATTTCCCatccacagagcaggacagcaaTGCAGGTTATAACCTGAAGGACTATGTGTAA